The proteins below are encoded in one region of Ferruginibacter lapsinanis:
- the nadB gene encoding L-aspartate oxidase: MKTDFLVIGSGIAGLTYALKVAQDCPDKKVTILTKTQSDETNTKYAQGGIAGVMDFDKDSFNKHIEDTLIAGDGLCNREVVEIVVKEGVERIKEIIEWGAQFDKEPDGDFKLGKEGGHSESRILHHKDVTGKEMERALLATIAKKKNIELITHCFVLDIITQHHLGYLVTKSTTDIECYGVYVLNLVTNKIEKILSSTTLLATGGNGQVYRTTTNPSIATGDGVAMVYRAKGRIENMEFIQFHPTALYEPGVLGQNFLITEAVRGDGGILRNNKGEAFMARYDERKDLAPRDIVARAIDNEMKINGTEYVYLDCRHFSKEKFTEHFPNIYEKCLSLGIDITKDMIPVAPAAHYSCGGVKTDEWARTSIKNLYAAGECASTGLHGANRLASNSLLEAMVFAHRAYLDSVKNVENKKTLIAEIPDWKADGTSFPKEMILITQSLKELKLLMSDYVGIVRNNERLQRANRRLDLLHEETEALYEKTAVSPQLCELRNMITVAYLIVKSAEFRHESVGLHFNTDYPEKSDKIQNIVL, from the coding sequence ATGAAAACAGACTTTTTAGTAATTGGAAGTGGTATTGCTGGATTGACCTATGCGCTTAAAGTTGCACAGGATTGTCCTGATAAAAAAGTAACCATTCTTACCAAAACACAGAGCGACGAAACTAATACTAAGTATGCTCAAGGTGGAATTGCCGGTGTGATGGATTTTGATAAAGACAGTTTTAATAAACATATTGAAGATACTTTGATTGCAGGCGATGGTTTGTGTAATAGAGAGGTGGTAGAGATCGTTGTTAAAGAAGGTGTAGAAAGAATAAAAGAAATAATAGAATGGGGGGCTCAGTTTGATAAAGAACCAGATGGGGATTTTAAATTAGGTAAAGAAGGAGGGCACAGTGAGTCGAGAATACTGCATCATAAAGATGTGACGGGAAAGGAAATGGAAAGGGCTTTGTTAGCAACGATAGCAAAAAAGAAAAATATAGAACTGATCACACATTGTTTTGTGTTGGATATCATCACTCAGCATCATCTTGGTTATTTGGTTACAAAATCAACTACTGATATAGAATGTTATGGCGTGTATGTATTGAATTTGGTTACCAATAAAATTGAAAAAATACTTTCTTCTACTACATTGTTGGCAACAGGTGGCAACGGCCAGGTTTACAGAACAACCACCAATCCTTCAATTGCTACAGGAGATGGTGTGGCAATGGTTTACAGAGCAAAAGGACGGATCGAGAATATGGAGTTTATTCAATTCCATCCTACAGCATTGTATGAACCGGGCGTGCTTGGACAAAACTTTTTGATCACAGAAGCAGTACGTGGAGATGGAGGGATTTTGCGGAATAATAAAGGTGAAGCTTTTATGGCACGCTATGATGAACGTAAGGATCTGGCTCCTCGTGATATTGTTGCCAGAGCAATCGATAATGAAATGAAAATAAACGGTACCGAATATGTTTATTTGGATTGCCGGCATTTTAGTAAAGAAAAATTTACAGAACACTTTCCTAACATTTATGAAAAATGTTTGAGCCTGGGAATTGATATTACAAAAGATATGATACCAGTAGCGCCGGCAGCTCATTATAGTTGCGGTGGTGTGAAAACAGATGAATGGGCCAGAACTTCCATTAAAAATTTATATGCAGCAGGTGAATGTGCCAGCACCGGATTGCATGGGGCTAATCGCTTAGCCAGCAATAGTTTGCTTGAAGCAATGGTATTTGCACATAGAGCATATCTGGACAGCGTAAAGAATGTTGAAAACAAAAAAACGCTTATAGCAGAAATACCTGACTGGAAAGCTGATGGAACATCTTTTCCAAAGGAGATGATCCTGATCACACAAAGTCTTAAAGAATTGAAGTTACTGATGAGTGATTATGTGGGGATCGTTCGTAATAATGAACGTTTACAAAGAGCAAACAGAAGATTGGATCTGTTGCATGAAGAAACAGAAGCTTTGTATGAAAAAACAGCAGTTTCACCTCAATTATGTGAACTGCGTAATATGATTACAGTTGCATATCTTATTGTAAAATCAGCAGAATTCAGACACGAGAGTGTGGGATTGCATTTTAACACTGATTATCCAGAAAAAAGCGATAAAATACAAAATATTGTATTGTAG